The following proteins are co-located in the Microcystis wesenbergii NRERC-220 genome:
- a CDS encoding branched-chain amino acid ABC transporter permease — MDLVTIFQQVLNGLSIGSVYAIFALGYTLIFSILGIINFAHGAIFTLGAYFTYALAGGVFGFNGLLANAKLPFSLPFFLALLLGCILSGFTSVLLERLAFKPLRVRGSDSLLTLVSSLGAAVVIVNVIQYLFGAEIYTFPDGIYGNLPPAINFGTADRPVAIRTIQIIIFLVSAVMVALLTYWVNFTKMGKALQAVAEDVTTASLLGINPEKFIVITFFISGALAGLAGTLVGSSVSIAGPYFGIAFGLKGLGVIVLGGLGSIPGAVIGGLLLGIAEAFVPAEYSGYREAIAFAILFIMLLVRPQGLLGRKLIQKV; from the coding sequence ATGGATCTAGTAACGATTTTTCAACAGGTTTTAAACGGTTTATCGATCGGTAGTGTCTATGCTATTTTTGCCCTCGGTTACACTTTGATTTTTTCCATTCTAGGAATTATCAATTTTGCCCATGGCGCAATTTTTACCCTCGGAGCCTATTTTACCTACGCTCTAGCGGGGGGAGTTTTCGGTTTTAATGGTTTATTAGCTAATGCCAAATTACCCTTTTCCTTACCCTTTTTTTTAGCACTCTTGCTAGGCTGTATCCTTTCAGGTTTCACCTCGGTTCTTCTGGAAAGATTGGCCTTTAAACCTCTCCGGGTAAGGGGTTCCGATTCCCTCTTAACCTTGGTTTCTAGCCTAGGAGCAGCCGTGGTGATTGTCAATGTCATTCAATACTTATTCGGGGCAGAAATTTATACTTTTCCCGATGGGATTTATGGCAATCTTCCCCCCGCAATTAATTTTGGTACAGCCGATCGCCCCGTGGCAATTCGCACAATTCAGATTATTATTTTTCTGGTTTCAGCAGTGATGGTAGCTTTACTGACTTATTGGGTTAATTTCACCAAAATGGGCAAAGCTTTACAAGCGGTAGCTGAAGATGTCACCACTGCCAGTTTGTTGGGGATCAATCCCGAAAAATTTATCGTGATTACCTTTTTTATTAGTGGTGCCTTGGCAGGTTTAGCAGGAACTTTAGTCGGTTCTAGTGTTAGTATCGCCGGTCCCTATTTCGGTATTGCTTTCGGATTAAAAGGTTTAGGAGTGATCGTTTTAGGGGGATTGGGAAGTATCCCCGGAGCGGTCATCGGTGGTTTATTATTGGGTATTGCCGAAGCTTTTGTTCCCGCAGAATATTCTGGTTATCGAGAGGCGATAGCTTTTGCTATTCTCTTTATTATGTTGTTAGTTCGTCCCCAGGGTTTACTAGGCAGAAAGTTAATTCAAAAAGTCTAA
- a CDS encoding PspA/IM30 family protein, whose translation MGLLDRMGQAIRAQVNSLIQENQDPEKLLEKAILEMEGELIQMRQALAAAVATQKRTERQRQQQEKAAQTWHERAQLALHHGNEQLARQALSQWQTYQSQIAPLQISLQQQTAIIQKLKKELLTIERKYAEMKAQKSLYVARLRSASASQKAQEIMGSLNSSQMGTIFEKLEAKVLEAESQADLIQYKDPLERQFQDLEGQKQIEAELLKLKQENLDG comes from the coding sequence ATGGGTTTGTTAGATCGCATGGGCCAAGCAATTCGCGCCCAAGTCAATAGTCTGATTCAGGAAAACCAAGATCCAGAAAAACTGCTGGAAAAGGCGATCTTGGAGATGGAAGGGGAATTGATACAAATGCGACAAGCCCTGGCGGCGGCCGTCGCTACCCAGAAACGCACCGAGCGCCAACGACAACAACAGGAAAAAGCGGCCCAAACTTGGCACGAACGCGCCCAATTAGCCCTACATCACGGTAACGAGCAACTCGCCCGCCAAGCTCTCAGCCAATGGCAAACCTATCAAAGTCAGATCGCCCCCCTACAAATCTCCCTGCAACAACAGACGGCTATTATACAAAAATTAAAGAAAGAACTCTTGACAATTGAACGCAAATATGCTGAGATGAAAGCACAGAAAAGCCTTTATGTGGCCAGATTGCGATCGGCGAGTGCCAGTCAAAAAGCTCAAGAAATTATGGGCAGTTTGAACAGCAGTCAGATGGGGACTATTTTCGAGAAATTAGAAGCAAAAGTCCTAGAAGCCGAATCCCAAGCCGATTTAATCCAGTATAAAGACCCCTTAGAGCGACAATTCCAAGATTTGGAGGGACAAAAACAAATTGAAGCCGAATTACTCAAGTTAAAACAAGAAAACTTGGATGGGTGA
- a CDS encoding PspA/IM30 family protein has protein sequence MGLFDRLSRVVRANLNDMVSKAEDPEKMLEQAVSEMQEDLVQVRQAVARAIAEQRQTEQKYSKDQSEANKWEQRAKLALSKGDENLAREALKRKKDCTETAAILKNQLDQQTVQVDSLRKNLIALESKISEAKTKKNMLVARSRAAKANEEIQKTLGSIDTSSSVGAFERMEEKVMQLEARSQAYGELGGIGIENQFAALESGSDVDDELALLKAQMSGGALPGTASSQPTLPQATTVRDSAVDAELEELRSKLKEL, from the coding sequence ATGGGTTTATTCGATCGCCTTAGCCGAGTTGTCCGAGCTAACCTCAATGATATGGTGAGCAAGGCTGAAGATCCAGAAAAAATGCTGGAACAAGCTGTCAGTGAGATGCAAGAGGATCTAGTACAGGTACGTCAAGCGGTTGCTAGAGCGATCGCTGAACAACGACAAACGGAACAAAAATACAGTAAAGACCAGTCAGAAGCCAATAAATGGGAACAAAGGGCCAAATTAGCCCTTTCTAAAGGGGATGAAAATCTCGCCAGGGAAGCTCTTAAGCGCAAGAAAGATTGCACAGAAACCGCCGCCATTCTCAAAAATCAACTGGATCAGCAAACGGTACAGGTAGATAGTCTGAGAAAAAACTTGATCGCGCTCGAAAGTAAGATTTCTGAGGCAAAAACCAAGAAAAATATGTTAGTAGCTCGCTCCAGAGCCGCAAAAGCTAACGAAGAAATCCAAAAAACCCTCGGCAGTATCGATACTAGCAGTTCCGTGGGCGCTTTTGAGCGCATGGAAGAAAAAGTTATGCAGTTAGAAGCCCGTAGTCAAGCTTACGGTGAATTGGGTGGCATCGGCATCGAAAATCAATTCGCTGCCCTAGAATCGGGTAGCGATGTGGATGATGAATTAGCACTGCTAAAAGCACAAATGTCCGGGGGAGCATTACCCGGTACAGCTTCTAGTCAACCCACTTTACCCCAAGCAACCACCGTCAGGGATTCGGCAGTGGATGCAGAATTAGAGGAATTGCGATCGAAGTTAAAAGAACTGTAA
- a CDS encoding Gfo/Idh/MocA family protein: protein MPPMTSNHPLKIGIVGTGFAAQRRAESWQADDRAQLLYVSGNSPESIANFSQKYQISALDSALSLASHPDLDLIVIANVNQAHASIARTALKSGKHVIVEYPLAFHPAAAAELITLAETEKKLLHVEHIELLGGLHQTQQQYLATLGNIHLARYTTIVPGRPAPRRWTFHRDLFGFPLIAALSRIHRFTNLFGEVESVSCHCRYWNAPESDYFLACLCEAQLLFKNGLIAEVTYGKGEVFWQSERTFTIHGEGGSLIFEGEKGQLINSEGSQALEVETRRGLFAKDTAMVLDYLFDRVPLYVTPQASLYALEVAYAAYQSSLSGKTVFLGAN, encoded by the coding sequence ATGCCCCCGATGACTTCTAATCATCCCCTGAAAATTGGTATAGTTGGGACAGGGTTCGCCGCTCAACGTCGCGCTGAAAGCTGGCAAGCCGATGATCGCGCCCAGCTTCTGTATGTTAGCGGTAATAGTCCCGAATCGATCGCTAATTTCTCGCAAAAATACCAAATTTCTGCCCTAGATTCGGCACTAAGCCTTGCCAGCCATCCCGATCTCGATCTGATTGTCATTGCCAACGTTAATCAGGCCCATGCCTCGATCGCCCGTACGGCCTTAAAATCAGGTAAGCACGTTATCGTCGAGTATCCCCTGGCTTTCCACCCGGCGGCGGCAGCAGAATTAATCACCCTAGCCGAAACCGAGAAGAAATTACTGCACGTCGAACATATTGAACTTTTGGGGGGACTGCATCAAACCCAACAGCAGTATTTAGCCACCCTCGGCAATATCCATCTAGCCCGTTATACCACGATCGTCCCAGGCAGACCGGCACCCCGGCGCTGGACATTTCATCGGGATTTATTCGGGTTTCCTTTGATTGCGGCCCTTTCTCGTATCCATCGCTTTACTAATTTATTTGGGGAAGTGGAGTCCGTATCCTGTCATTGTCGTTATTGGAATGCCCCAGAATCCGATTATTTTCTGGCCTGTTTGTGTGAGGCGCAGTTATTATTTAAAAATGGCCTAATTGCCGAAGTTACCTACGGCAAAGGCGAAGTTTTTTGGCAAAGTGAGCGAACTTTCACTATTCATGGTGAGGGGGGTAGCTTAATTTTTGAAGGAGAAAAAGGGCAGTTAATTAATAGTGAAGGTAGCCAAGCTTTAGAAGTGGAAACCCGTCGCGGTCTTTTTGCCAAAGATACCGCCATGGTGCTAGATTATCTGTTCGATCGGGTTCCTCTCTATGTTACTCCCCAAGCCAGTCTTTATGCCCTAGAAGTGGCTTATGCTGCCTATCAATCTTCTTTGTCGGGAAAAACAGTTTTTCTCGGGGCCAATTAA
- the clpB gene encoding ATP-dependent chaperone ClpB, with product MQPTNPQQFTEKAWEAIVKTPDIAKQNSQQQIESEHLMKALLEQEGLAGSVFSKANISLARLRDRTDDFIRRQPKISNPGDSIYLGRSLDSLLDRAENYRREFGDDFISIEHLILGYAKDDRFGKNIFQEFGLTESKLKEIIQQVRGSQKVTDQNPEGKYEALEKYGRDLTQLAREGKLDPVIGRDDEIRRTIQILSRRTKNNPVLIGEPGVGKTAIVEGLAQRIINRDVPESLLDRTLISLDLGGLIAGAKYRGEFEERLKAVLKEVTDSQGNIIMFIDEIHTVVGAGATQGAMDAGNLLKPMLARGELRCIGATTLDEYRKYIEKDAALERRFQEVLVDEPNVVDTISILRGLKERYEVHHGVKIADNALVAAALLSNRYISDRFLPDKAIDLVDEAAAKLKMEITSKPEELDEIDRKILQLEMEKLSLQREYDPASRERLEKLEKELANLKEEQSGLNAQWQGEKEIIDKVRGVKEAIEQVNLEIQQAERDYDYNRAAELKFGKLTDLQRQISALETQLADKQTTGKSLLREEVLESDIAEIISKWTGIPLNKLIESEKEKLLNLEEELHESVIGQEEAVTAVSEAIQRSRAGLSDPNRPTASFIFLGPTGVGKTELAKALARNLFDTEESLVRIDMSEYMEKHSVSRLMGAPPGYVGYDEGGQLTEAIRRRPYSVILFDEIEKAHPDVFNVMLQILDDGRLTDSQGHLVDFKNTIIIMTSNIGSQYILDVAGDESRYEEMQARVMEAMRNSFRPEFLNRIDETIIFHSLQKAQLRSIVKLQVANLSDRLMEQKLALKFADIALDYLAEIGYDPVYGARPLKRAVQRYVETPIAKAILRGEFKGGDTIFVDVADERLTFKRLASQVVTA from the coding sequence ATGCAGCCAACCAATCCACAACAATTTACAGAAAAAGCTTGGGAGGCAATTGTCAAAACGCCGGACATTGCCAAACAGAACAGCCAGCAACAAATCGAAAGCGAACATCTAATGAAAGCCCTTCTCGAACAGGAGGGATTAGCGGGCAGTGTCTTTAGTAAAGCTAATATTAGTCTAGCCCGTTTGCGGGATCGAACCGATGACTTTATCCGTCGTCAACCAAAAATCTCTAACCCCGGCGACTCGATTTATTTAGGTCGTAGTTTAGATAGTTTACTCGATCGAGCGGAAAATTATCGCCGAGAATTTGGAGATGACTTTATCTCGATCGAGCATTTGATTTTAGGTTATGCTAAAGATGATCGCTTCGGTAAAAATATTTTTCAAGAATTCGGACTTACCGAAAGCAAACTCAAGGAAATTATTCAACAAGTTAGAGGTAGTCAAAAAGTGACCGATCAGAATCCAGAAGGCAAATACGAGGCCCTAGAAAAATACGGACGGGATCTCACCCAATTGGCACGGGAAGGTAAATTAGACCCCGTAATTGGACGGGATGACGAAATCCGTCGCACGATTCAGATCCTCTCGCGTCGGACTAAAAATAACCCAGTTTTAATCGGGGAACCGGGAGTAGGAAAAACGGCCATTGTCGAAGGATTAGCCCAGCGGATTATTAACCGAGATGTGCCAGAATCTCTGTTAGACCGGACTCTCATTTCTCTCGATTTAGGTGGCTTAATTGCGGGAGCAAAATATCGCGGGGAATTTGAGGAAAGATTAAAAGCTGTCCTCAAAGAAGTCACCGATTCCCAAGGCAATATCATCATGTTTATTGACGAAATTCATACCGTTGTCGGTGCGGGAGCCACTCAAGGGGCAATGGATGCGGGCAATTTATTAAAACCAATGTTAGCCCGGGGTGAATTGCGTTGTATTGGGGCCACTACCCTCGATGAATACCGCAAATATATCGAAAAAGATGCGGCGTTAGAAAGACGTTTTCAAGAGGTTTTAGTAGATGAACCAAATGTGGTCGATACTATTTCGATTCTTCGCGGTCTTAAAGAACGTTATGAGGTGCATCATGGGGTAAAAATTGCCGATAATGCTTTAGTAGCGGCGGCACTGCTTTCTAATCGTTATATTAGCGATCGCTTTTTGCCCGATAAGGCCATTGATTTAGTTGATGAAGCGGCAGCCAAATTGAAGATGGAAATCACCTCTAAACCGGAAGAACTCGATGAAATTGATCGCAAAATTCTCCAATTAGAAATGGAAAAACTTTCCCTACAACGGGAATACGATCCAGCTTCGCGGGAACGGTTAGAAAAGTTAGAAAAAGAACTGGCTAACCTCAAGGAAGAACAATCGGGATTAAATGCCCAATGGCAAGGGGAAAAAGAGATTATCGATAAAGTTCGTGGGGTTAAAGAAGCGATCGAACAAGTTAATCTGGAAATTCAACAGGCCGAACGAGATTATGATTATAATCGCGCCGCAGAATTAAAGTTCGGAAAATTAACCGATCTGCAGCGGCAAATTTCCGCCCTAGAAACTCAATTGGCCGACAAACAAACCACCGGTAAAAGTTTATTAAGGGAAGAAGTTCTCGAATCGGATATCGCCGAAATTATCTCGAAATGGACGGGAATTCCTCTCAATAAATTAATCGAATCGGAAAAAGAAAAACTCCTCAATCTCGAAGAGGAATTACACGAAAGTGTCATCGGTCAAGAAGAAGCGGTCACAGCCGTGTCCGAAGCGATTCAACGTTCCCGCGCCGGTTTATCGGATCCCAACCGTCCCACGGCCAGCTTTATTTTCCTCGGTCCGACGGGTGTTGGTAAGACAGAATTGGCGAAAGCTTTAGCGCGCAATCTCTTTGACACGGAAGAGTCCCTAGTTCGCATCGATATGTCGGAATACATGGAAAAACACAGCGTTTCCCGTCTCATGGGCGCGCCTCCGGGATACGTCGGCTACGATGAAGGGGGACAATTAACCGAGGCAATCCGGCGTCGTCCCTACTCTGTCATCCTCTTTGATGAGATTGAAAAAGCCCATCCCGACGTTTTTAACGTTATGTTACAAATCCTTGACGATGGGCGCTTAACCGACTCTCAAGGTCATCTGGTTGATTTCAAAAATACCATCATTATTATGACCAGTAATATCGGTTCTCAATACATTTTAGACGTGGCTGGTGATGAGTCTCGTTACGAGGAAATGCAGGCGCGGGTGATGGAAGCAATGCGGAATAGTTTCCGTCCCGAATTCCTCAATCGTATCGATGAAACGATCATTTTCCATAGTTTACAAAAAGCGCAACTGCGATCGATTGTCAAACTACAGGTAGCCAATCTCAGCGACCGCTTGATGGAACAAAAATTAGCCCTGAAATTTGCCGATATTGCCCTCGATTATCTAGCAGAAATTGGTTACGATCCAGTGTACGGTGCGCGACCCTTAAAACGGGCAGTACAGAGATATGTGGAAACTCCGATCGCTAAGGCAATTCTGCGCGGCGAATTCAAAGGGGGAGACACGATTTTTGTCGATGTGGCCGATGAAAGATTGACCTTTAAACGGTTAGCTTCCCAGGTAGTAACCGCTTAA
- the lgt gene encoding prolipoprotein diacylglyceryl transferase: MLLGFVFQSPGPVLWEIGPIPVLGPISVRWYGFLIAMAVLLGVTLSQYLAQKRAINPDLIADLAIWLVVGAIPAARLYYVLFQWQEYAQNPADIIAIWKGGIAIHGAIIGGLLAALIFARINRVSLWQLLDLVAPSVILGQAIGRWGNFFNSEAFGSPTNLPWKLFIPPASRPLEYITVDYFHPTFLYESLWNLAVFALLIYLFFWGLKHPSKLKIGTLTLVYFIAYSLGRFWIEGLRTDSLMFGPLKMAQIISLGAIAVGLFGLFWLYKLQRPLPDVVATVSYNQKLP, from the coding sequence ATGCTCTTAGGTTTTGTCTTTCAGTCTCCCGGCCCCGTCCTCTGGGAGATCGGACCGATTCCGGTGCTCGGACCGATTTCGGTGCGCTGGTATGGATTTCTGATTGCTATGGCGGTATTATTGGGTGTCACCCTCTCCCAGTACCTAGCCCAAAAAAGAGCGATCAATCCCGATTTAATCGCTGATTTGGCCATTTGGTTAGTAGTGGGGGCTATACCTGCAGCCCGTCTGTACTATGTTCTCTTTCAGTGGCAAGAATACGCGCAAAATCCTGCCGATATTATCGCCATTTGGAAGGGAGGTATCGCTATTCACGGGGCAATTATCGGGGGTTTGCTGGCAGCCCTAATCTTTGCTCGCATTAATCGGGTTTCTCTTTGGCAATTACTCGATCTGGTGGCACCTTCAGTTATTCTCGGTCAAGCGATCGGACGTTGGGGTAACTTTTTTAATTCGGAAGCTTTTGGCAGTCCGACTAATTTACCTTGGAAGTTGTTTATTCCTCCGGCTAGTCGTCCTTTAGAATATATCACCGTCGATTATTTTCACCCCACCTTTCTCTACGAATCTCTCTGGAATCTGGCAGTTTTTGCCCTACTCATCTATCTATTTTTCTGGGGTTTAAAACACCCTAGTAAATTAAAAATTGGCACCCTTACCCTAGTCTATTTTATCGCCTACAGTCTAGGTAGATTCTGGATCGAGGGACTACGCACCGATAGTTTAATGTTTGGACCTCTGAAAATGGCGCAAATAATTAGTTTAGGAGCGATCGCTGTCGGTCTTTTCGGTTTATTCTGGTTATATAAACTGCAGCGTCCTTTACCGGATGTGGTGGCGACCGTCAGTTATAATCAAAAGTTACCCTAG
- a CDS encoding Uma2 family endonuclease — protein MTLTLFAPPAEIIHLSGISWKTYETLLEEMSDRRLRLTYNRGNLEIMAPSTGHEFSKTLIGRFVETLAEESTVPIYPLGSTTFKRPQLSGAEPDECFYIDNIDAVRGKKRLDLNEDPAPDLVIEIDVTSSSQNRLQVYADLGVAEVWVYNGESLVIQQLQNGTYITSPTSRFFPNLPILEIAIFLQQAETLDYLELVKAFRNWVRSQLKK, from the coding sequence ATGACTTTAACACTGTTCGCACCACCGGCTGAAATAATTCACCTGTCCGGGATTAGCTGGAAAACCTACGAAACGCTGCTGGAAGAAATGAGCGATCGCCGTCTCCGGCTGACCTACAATCGTGGCAATTTAGAAATCATGGCTCCTTCGACCGGACACGAATTTAGTAAAACACTCATCGGTCGCTTTGTCGAAACCCTAGCGGAAGAATCAACAGTCCCGATTTATCCCCTCGGTTCTACCACCTTTAAACGCCCTCAATTAAGTGGTGCAGAACCAGATGAATGTTTTTACATTGATAATATTGATGCGGTTCGGGGGAAAAAGCGACTGGACTTAAATGAAGACCCAGCACCGGATTTAGTCATAGAAATTGATGTCACCAGCAGTTCTCAAAATCGCCTTCAGGTTTATGCAGATCTAGGCGTGGCAGAGGTTTGGGTTTATAATGGGGAATCTCTGGTCATCCAACAATTACAAAATGGCACTTATATAACTTCCCCAACCAGTCGATTTTTTCCTAATTTACCCATCTTAGAAATTGCTATATTTTTACAACAAGCTGAAACATTGGATTACCTAGAGTTAGTCAAAGCATTTCGGAATTGGGTAAGAAGTCAGTTGAAAAAATAA
- a CDS encoding DUF721 domain-containing protein, with protein MSLHSLAKILATITQQAGWEEYRHYDQVLQLWPKIINPRLLEQTRPFSLNRGVLSVATSSAALAQELSLQRYSLLKRLNSKLETPLSDIRFSAARWQQDSQLIPLEAIAPNSLRDHPSYVVPEKPPENPQQPDGLESWSQKIVHRTRSWPICPRCQSPSPSGELERWQCCAFCFAQSGGVKD; from the coding sequence ATGTCTTTACATTCTCTTGCCAAAATTTTGGCGACTATTACTCAACAGGCGGGTTGGGAAGAATATCGCCACTATGATCAAGTGCTGCAATTATGGCCAAAAATTATTAATCCCCGTCTGCTCGAGCAAACCCGGCCTTTTTCCCTCAATCGCGGGGTTTTATCGGTGGCTACCAGTAGCGCTGCTTTAGCACAGGAATTGTCTTTACAACGCTATAGCTTATTAAAACGGCTTAATAGTAAGTTAGAGACTCCCTTGAGCGATATCCGCTTTTCTGCTGCCCGTTGGCAGCAAGATAGTCAGTTAATTCCGCTAGAAGCGATCGCACCTAATTCCCTCAGAGATCATCCTAGTTATGTTGTCCCAGAAAAACCGCCAGAAAATCCCCAGCAACCGGACGGTTTAGAGAGTTGGAGCCAGAAAATAGTTCATAGAACCCGATCTTGGCCGATTTGTCCTCGTTGTCAGTCTCCCAGTCCCTCCGGAGAGCTTGAGCGTTGGCAATGTTGTGCTTTTTGTTTTGCCCAGTCGGGCGGAGTAAAAGATTAA
- a CDS encoding transketolase C-terminal domain-containing protein, translated as MTAFPIDLSAYKPISLDPSNPTLTDDQRSALKANIQLCRDAIIFFTATGAARGVGGHTGGPYDTVPEVVILDALFRSQPSQFVPIFFDEAGHRVGTQYLMSALEGSLPPEQLMHYREANSKLPGHPELGLTPGVKFSSGRLGHMWPYVNGVALANPGKTVFCLGSDGSQQEGNDAEAARLAVAQHINVKLIIDDNDVTIAGNPSKYLPGYDVAKTLTGHGVKVLVGDGEDIDSLYRNICEAINTPGPIAIINKRPMCPGIEGLEGSNHGHDVISVPLALKYLEAKGHSAAVEYLNSIKKPSNDYKFLGSGDKWGSNRNVFGEAVVSLLGKMSEEERKAKVLVVDSDLEGSCGLKIIHDKHPEVFIPSGIMERGNLSAAAGFGMEKGKQGIFATFAAFLEMCISEITMARLNYSNLLCHFSHSGIDDMADNTCHFGLNNFFADNGLDDGYETRLYFPADAAQMTACVEATFHQPGLRFIFSTRSKTPNILDTKGNNLFGDGYTFVSGKDEVIREGTAGYIISFGDGLYRALDAVERLKQEGIDVGLINKPTLNVVDEEIIAKVGNSPFVLVVEAFNRRTGLGSRYGSWLLERGLTPKYAYIGTHHEGCGGLWEQFPHQGIDPVGIISKVKSLIA; from the coding sequence ATGACAGCCTTTCCCATCGATTTGAGCGCCTATAAACCCATCAGTCTCGACCCCAGTAACCCCACCCTCACCGACGACCAAAGAAGCGCCCTAAAAGCCAATATCCAACTGTGTCGCGATGCTATCATCTTTTTTACTGCCACGGGTGCGGCCCGGGGTGTGGGTGGTCACACCGGCGGCCCCTACGATACCGTCCCGGAAGTGGTGATTCTCGATGCTCTTTTCCGCAGTCAACCTAGTCAATTTGTACCAATTTTCTTCGATGAAGCGGGACACCGCGTCGGTACTCAATATCTCATGTCTGCGTTAGAAGGTTCTTTACCCCCAGAACAATTAATGCACTACCGCGAGGCCAATTCTAAACTCCCCGGACACCCGGAATTAGGATTAACCCCCGGCGTAAAATTTAGTTCTGGCCGTTTAGGACATATGTGGCCCTACGTTAACGGTGTCGCTTTAGCTAACCCCGGAAAAACCGTTTTTTGTTTAGGTTCCGATGGTTCTCAACAGGAAGGCAATGACGCGGAAGCTGCCCGTTTAGCCGTGGCTCAACACATCAATGTTAAGCTAATTATTGATGATAATGATGTGACGATTGCAGGTAATCCTTCCAAATATTTACCCGGTTATGATGTGGCTAAAACTCTCACTGGCCATGGCGTAAAAGTGTTAGTGGGAGATGGGGAAGATATCGATAGTTTGTATCGCAATATCTGTGAAGCAATTAATACTCCTGGCCCGATTGCAATTATTAATAAACGTCCCATGTGTCCTGGAATTGAAGGTTTAGAAGGTTCTAACCACGGCCATGATGTGATTTCTGTTCCCTTGGCTTTGAAATATTTAGAGGCAAAAGGACACAGTGCCGCCGTGGAATATCTCAACAGTATTAAGAAGCCTTCTAATGACTATAAATTCCTCGGTTCTGGGGATAAATGGGGTTCTAACCGCAACGTTTTCGGCGAAGCGGTAGTCAGTCTTTTAGGCAAAATGAGCGAAGAAGAACGCAAGGCTAAGGTATTAGTAGTAGATAGCGATTTAGAGGGTTCCTGCGGTCTGAAAATTATCCACGATAAACATCCCGAAGTGTTTATTCCTTCCGGTATTATGGAACGGGGCAATCTTTCGGCAGCCGCTGGTTTTGGTATGGAAAAAGGTAAACAGGGAATTTTCGCCACCTTTGCCGCTTTTCTAGAAATGTGTATTTCTGAAATCACCATGGCCCGCTTGAATTATTCTAATCTTTTATGTCATTTTTCCCATTCTGGTATCGATGACATGGCGGATAATACCTGTCACTTTGGTTTGAATAATTTCTTTGCCGATAATGGACTAGATGACGGTTACGAAACCCGTCTTTATTTCCCAGCCGATGCGGCACAAATGACCGCTTGTGTCGAGGCAACTTTCCATCAACCCGGTTTACGTTTTATCTTCTCGACTCGTTCTAAAACTCCCAATATTCTTGATACTAAAGGCAATAATTTATTTGGCGATGGTTATACCTTTGTCTCTGGAAAAGATGAAGTAATTCGGGAAGGCACTGCTGGTTATATCATCAGCTTTGGCGATGGTTTATACCGCGCTTTAGATGCAGTGGAACGTCTAAAACAAGAAGGTATTGACGTGGGTTTAATTAATAAACCGACTCTCAATGTAGTGGATGAAGAAATTATCGCTAAAGTTGGTAATTCTCCCTTTGTTTTAGTGGTAGAAGCATTTAACCGTCGCACGGGTTTAGGTAGCCGTTATGGTTCTTGGTTACTCGAACGCGGTTTAACTCCTAAATACGCCTATATCGGTACTCACCATGAAGGTTGTGGCGGTTTATGGGAACAATTTCCCCACCAAGGTATTGACCCAGTTGGTATCATTAGTAAAGTTAAATCTTTAATCGCTTAG